A region of the Paramormyrops kingsleyae isolate MSU_618 chromosome 6, PKINGS_0.4, whole genome shotgun sequence genome:
AAACCAGTCGACATTCTGAAGGCCACCACAGCTTCTagtgagattttttttgttgaatgAACCACTCAAGTCAAACTCTCATGCGACACATATGAGAACAGAGGCTGGCAAAGCTGGACTGGCTCTGAATTATCCTACTGACACTGGGATAACTCCCAGCATGTGCTGGTTTTTATTACCCCTGTCACATGAATCAATTTTGACATTTCTGGACTTCATGTAAAGGGTCCTTATCAATAAAAAGATGCACAAATTAGTTTTTATTGCCCTGAATATAGTGCAATATATTATAACCTAATTAGAATTAATTATTCATATTAACAGCTTCAGAATAATTAACAATGATTAAATGACTGATAAAGCTAATTACGTGGAATACTAAATTGTACTATACAAATGAATCAAATTGTGTTATGGTAACAACTTTTTTTATTACAAGATATTCAATCTGAAAGACACTGGATAGAATAAAAACCAATTGAAAGGAAGCATGTGGGGTAGGTACTGTGTTAGGGACAGCAGCAAACAGGTAACCAGAGACTACTAGCTAATTCCTCTGTCCAATTTAGCTTCAGTtccaatgcatttttaaaaagtaaattatTGAATATATTAAGTGCACCCTGCGGATCTTTGTGCTGAGGTGCATGAAATTCCAACAGGCCACATAGGACAATGGGAAACAGGTGCTCTTGTGAACTAAACATTAGCCACAGTCCAAAAGCCCTTAAAAACTCACCAGCACTGGAGACCTGATTCTGAAACCAGCTTGGAGCTTAGCAGCAGAATTTCATTAATCTGTCAAATTCAGCTGTAAAATAAACATCTTTGAATAAACAATGCAATCAGAGGGCCCTCGGGAGAACAGAAATGTGTTCAGACGCCACAAACAGGGATCCAGTGACAGCACTTTACCTTCCAAGGGACTGACCATGCTTCTAAGAGATGTTATGTGTGTGTTATAGGCATATTGCATTATTGGCTTGGCAGTGAACCACTTTAAAACAAAAGAGTAATCTCGACTAAATACATATTGAATTTCAATTGTACCAAAATGGATAGGAAAAAATTCTTGtgcaaaaatacatatttaaatatgtacaatttagttttttttttaacaaaatacatATTCTGGAATTTCATTATCTGTATAATACATACAAGAAAAACCCCGAAGCAGAATAAAAATGGACTGACTTACAGCTACGCTTGTTGATTGACATCAATATGGTATAGAAATCTACAGGAGTTAAACAGCCACGGCCGGCAGCTCTGTGGCCACATTCAGATGGCTGCCAAAATGCTTCAGAGGGTCATTACAGTGGTATGGGGAGGATATCAACATAGGAATCTGCGTCACATCCAAGTCCAGCTCAAGCGTCCTCTCCCCAAGCATGTGCAGGTTCAACTTAAAACCCCAGCAGGGGGATTCTGTAAGAATCATCATTTAAATCACAggtaaacatttaatttatatgCTGAGAGTGAAATGAATTGCTGTGACATTCTGTATCTGTACATTTAACATTCTAACTGTTGTGCAGTTAAGATGGGCTCAGTATTTGGGAGTAGGATCAGGACCATCTTAAAGATTATTATCTGACAGTAAATGTTTATGCTTTACTAGAACTACTTCCTCTACATAATGTGCTCCAATTTTGGCGAGCAGGCAGAGAAACAAAATTGCATAACCTGTGCAGAAAATCATGCCATCATCATGTTTATGCCAACAGTTCAGTGTGCTGGCATTTTGTCTGACAATGGTGCTGATTTTAGGGTGAACCCAGGTAGTACAGTAACACTGAAAACAGAGGTTGTTAAATTCCCAATTCAGCAGTTTGGTTTGGAgtttctctcacacacacacactgacacagacacacacacacacacacacacacaggtcttcTCTAGAATGAAGAGAAACATGATGGCCCAATCTGACCCCTTTAGCTGAAGCTGAATCAGAACATAGATGGTCGCTGGGGCCCTGTGTGAAGCCTGCATCCACACCGCTGGCACGGTCGagtccccccccagctcccagctGGACCAGCCCCACACTCAGGCCCTTCCTCAGGCCTCCATCCTGCACTCCCCACTCCTCCATCTCGCCTAAACCACTAGGGTACTTCAGGACCTGTAGTAACTGTCAATGTCACGCAAAATAAaaacggggaaaaaaatgtaaatgataaaTGTGTGAAATGGCGGTAACTCCTGATAGTTTTCTACCCCGACCGTCCTGTTCCCCCAGAGGCTTGTTTCAGGTCGTCTATGCCTGTCTCTTAATATTCCAGTGGTTTGGCAGAACCTTACCAGTCCCaccactaggtggtgctctGACGACTCTGCACCTACGAGGCCCAAAGTGGCCTAGCCCCGTACCTCACATCTTCAGTGCACGGTCACAGGGCACGTGGCCCCCTCCAGGGAAGAGTGGCCGAGCCCCGTCCACATCACCGGCGAGACCCTGGCCCGGTCGCCCGGCGACGTGAGTTTCCTTCGCGGACATGGCTTTTCATCGGGCGACTCTCGCTGGGCGCCGTCGACGCTCCGGTCGGATCTCCACCCCTGAGGATCGCGGGAACAGTCGATGGCAGAAAGGCCTCATCCAGCGGAGAGTGTCACGGTGACGAGGGCAAGCCAGCGTTCAGCCCCGGCGCTCAGCATGGCAGGGGGCCGCACAGCCGTCATCAGGGACGCGCCTTTGGCTGCGTGAGGTGAAAAGCGAGCGCCGATTAGCATCGTGCTTTACCAGCTTACCTCAAGGGCCAACAGGCTCCCATCCGCCTGCATCTCCTTTGTTTATCTTCCCACTTAAGTACCTGTGACTCTACATGCGCGAGAATCCTCTCACAGATCCAGCTCCTAAAAGCACCATCACGGACATGCAGCACTGCTCCGGCACTAACACTAACCCATGTTTCATCTCCGCTTCTGCCAAATGCACCCCTATTCATTCCGCAGCACTCAGACTGGCGACGCACACCGGTGAAACCGTATAAAATCAGGGGAAGGTTGTCAGCTGGGCGAAGTCACCTGTTGTATGAAGGAGTTGTTGGGAAGCCCTTGCAATCCAGAGATGGGGCGGCCATGTTTGCCGTGGATGTTGTTGATGGTAGGCGCCTTGGGCAGCTTGATGGACCTGCCCGAGCCGGGAGCCCCCCCTCCGAGCGCCCTGCTCCCTCCGTCCATGCCGGCCGAGCCTAGGGGCATCTTGCGCCTTTTTCCTTCCAGCCGGTGCTCCAAGGAGCCGTGCGCGGAGCCGGCGTGCGAATTGCCCGTGTGCTCAGTGACTGTCTGGTGCACGAATGGCCCCAGAGACAGCGTGGAGTCGCTGCTGTTCATCACCACGCTCATGCGCTTGATGGACTCGGCCGGGCTCCCCAACGGGGGGCCCCGGCTCGGCTGCTCGTGTTTCACACTCACAGAGTTGGTCCTGCCTGCGGGGGCACTGCTGTGGCCCGTAATGTGGGTAGCAGAGGGTGGCGTCGGCGAGTGGTGCTGCGTGCCAGGCGTCGTGGCACAGTTCTTCTTGAAGGTACCagaggaagatgaggaggatgaggaggaagacTGCAGCGAGGAAATCGGATGGGCGGGCAGAGGGGAGctgctcttcctcttcttcccGGAGCCGACGCCAGCGGAGGTCAGCACAGTGCCAGAGGAGTCCCGAGACTTAAACTGCTTGCTGCTGGGTTTAGACTTAGGGGACCTGCTGGACGAGGGCACGGCCGAATGGCCTAAAGGCACCTGCGGCCACAGGGACACCTGGCGGACGGGCGCGCCGTAGGCGGGGGGCTCCATGCCGCCGCCCGGAGACACACGGGCGTTCAGCGTCGTCCCGTAGGACAGCACCGCCTTGCTGTCCAAGGACTGCGCGTACGGCGGCGGGACGAGCACCGGGGAGGAGGTGAGAGAGGCGCTGCAGGGGAAGCTGGTCGCACTGCCGCTGCAGGGGGGCGCCGGCTGTGAGCTTGTGCTGGTCCTGTGAGGCAGCGGGGAGCAGAGCGCCTCCGGGGCCGGCGGGATTTTCCTAGGAAACATCACGGGCGTAATGAAGCACCAAAGGGTTTCTTAAACGctgcaaaaaatgttttaatacaACGATTTACAAGCTTTTGCGAAGGCAGCCCCTTCGTTGTGCTGAACTCCAAATATCACAGGGTAGGAATAATAAACTGCTTTCATTCGAAGAAATTCCAATATTAATTATAAATCTATACTAAACACCTAGCACATCATTGCACAGCAACCTAAGCCCATTGTGTGAGGATAATGATGAGAAGGTAATAATATATAACAGAGATGCAGCGATCCGATATTCAGATCGGTATCCGTGCTGATCCAGGCCTATTGGATGTATCGGGTATTGGCCAtatgtgaccgatccacgtATGATACTTACTTATTCCGTTTCTGGCAGTCTCTAAAAAAGCTCCTGTTTCATGTTAAATCTATTTCTATTTGTACGATCGATGTTACGACAGCGCTTTCTCATTGTGTTTTTTGTAGGCATCCAAGCTGAATGCTAACGCTGCCACTCTGTTTTGCTTCCACTCAGTGGGCGTAAGtgcagtgacttccgcctgatATGTCGTCATGCGCGTACCCTTCGCAGTAGGGGGAGCgtaagaacatcagataagagggTGACCACCTGGAAATATTCTATGCTTTTAACATCAACTAATAGCACAGGTTTTGCAATCTTTGAAAAAACAATATGGtttgagaggtgggagtagcgtttagtggaaaatcACACTTAAGAGAGCGCACACGATTGTGCGAGACGCCGTGTGTAATGGATggtttgggagtcgctaactgcGCACTCGCTACAGTATGTGATCCATGAGGGGCTGCTGTCGCAACGAAGAGCAACAGATGCTGTTGCCCGTGGGAGAAACATCGTGggacattttaagcattcgccacttgtgtatcgTAGCTTGGAAGATATTCAGATTGAACTACAAATACCTCATAAAggcttaaaacaaaatgtacaAATGAGGGAACAGGGCATTATATATGTTACCAGTAGCcagttaaaattaaaaaaaaaattttggcatacattttttcATCCGTATTTActggcttaaaaatattaatgacgTATAAagtattaatataatatatttatttattaattaaaatattacaataaaaaaGCTCCTGTATCAGACTTCAGTATCGGCAGTTGTGCATCGGAATCAgattggaactgaaaaaatgcgGATCAGCCCATCCATAATAATGCTAGCATGTAACaacacatttttatgtatttagctACCCACAGGACAGAAATGTCAGCAGCAGCAACAAAGAGACAGCTTTTTGTGGCATGCAATTAAAACAAATGACTGATACACAGCTAAGATAGGCTTTTGTGAATGAAATACagccaaggaaaaaaaaattaagagaccactctatttTTAAAccaatctgcatttttaagtcttggtttaatcatggttttgaaaaattcaaaatttctaagacagcaggacacaaaaataaggtgaagcaggagacacagggaacgaccagaaaccagcctgTGTAAACGGCGGAAGCGACATTCTAATGctagagatgaccgtcaacttatctgacagtttcacATGAATccgaggatgacatcaagtgaccttcaaaaggaatgggaaacattaagtgcaggtgtgaggtgcactgctaggacagtttgtatcagactcctagaagcaggactgaagtccaataaagcaaggaagaagcccttcattaatgagaaacagggaagaaccaggcgagatagatagatagatagatatatagatataatCCACAGGCACACACCTATAAATCGGCAAATGGGGGATTATGCTGTGGTCTCTTCGGCGTCTGCAGCTTAAAAGCTAAACATCATCATATCGACATCAATCAAACTGGCTCCAGTTTAGTCTGTGTGTGACTAGGCTTGGGCAGCCTCTAATATTTCATTCTGTCCAGACATTATATAGAATATTTTGGTGGATTTCCAATAGCAACAACATTCCATTATTCTCAAATTTTGGTGATAAAATTTTCCGAGTGGCCAGACTGCTATACTACACCTTTCAGGTTTTTGGGAGTTTCTGTATTGTCACATTGTTCTTGTCACTAAACAAAAATGAGGGAATGTGTGTTAATTGATTAATAGTAGCCCAAATAAATCTTCAAAAATTCGAATATAGAATTTTGCCGTcgcttatttaaaaaaattttaaatttgaATTTCGTTTGAGCAATGAAGTTCAGACCCCCAAGTCTGTCTCAGGGTACTAATGAACACTCAGTCAAACTCAGATCCATGAAAACTCTCTTTGTCCAAAATATGCTCATTTCAGCCCAAAATATAAAGTAGGGGCGGGGGTCCTGTCAGATgcaaggagagagaaagagagagagagagagagagaaagagagagagagagagagagcaagccagCCAGACACAGgggtagatggggggggggggggggggagagcaaGACACCAAACACTAGCTTACTTCCACAGGTGTGTGTTGATGTGTCGATCCACCATAGCGCTGAGGGCACAGCGGACTCTGTCCAAGCGCCGGTTGAACCAGAAGCAGCTCCTTCCTAGCTGGTGGCTCCCAAACGTGCAGAACTGTGCAGAGGCGGGAATGACAAATGATGAAAGACCCAACTAAACGCACCCCACAACCATCCATTCTTAACGGCACTGGCTTTCATTTATGGGCTTTCTCTATTGTAGGAACAGCCAAAGACGTTCAGTGTTAGGGCAtgagagagcccccccccccccttacgaGAAAAGCGGCCGGGCGCCACCCATCGTTTCCATGCCAACTTGCGAAGCTGATAGAATTGACCCGGGCATGGCACACTCACAGCTGCCGGCCGGGGGTGATGGCTTGAGTAGTGGCAGTCCAGCTTGTCTGTGCCATCCTCCTTCTCCTCGTTCTCGCCTTCATCGCTGGAGAGGCGGGGCGGTCCATCGGGGGGCACGGTGGAGGGATGCAGTGAGTCCTGAAGCAGGCCGGGCTCTCCCTGGGCATTCCCACAGGGGTGCGAGGAGGAGTGCAGCCTTCAAAAAGGTtagaaagaaggaaaaaaaaagacgatTCTCATGTCCAATCTCGTGCTGCTTTGCACCTCCGTAAAACACAAAATCCTGTTGGGAGCCCAATCCAACTTTGTCGCCCACGGTTTCTGAGGTGCCTAAGGCGAACAGAACACGGAAGCTTCCGGACACCTACCTTGGAAGACTCTGATTGTGAGGTCTGGGTTTGCTGGGGAGCGAGGGCTTGGCCTCGGAGGTGCCATTGCCTGGCGCCCCCTGGTGAAGGTCATGTACGACGCGTGacggggaggggtgggggtcccTGAGAAGGGGTGGTTGCTGGGGATGCTCCGATGTTCGCTGCGTCTCCTTCTCCCTGGCCTTGCTCTTGTGCTCCGCCAGCAGGGTGTCGAAGCGCTTCCTGCGGCCCTGAACGGCCCTCCGCTGGCTTAAGGAATGTGTCTGTGGGACACACGGGCCAGTTATAGCTTGGCGGCCAGCCGTTACGTCACACTAACCCATCACCGTGCCCGACAGGGGCTCTGATTCGACTCCCACCTTGCATGTCAGAGATCTCGTGCATGGCTTCCGCGTCACCAGGTCCAGAACGCCACAGTGAAAATCCGCGTTAAACTCTCGTTCTGTTGGAGGAGGGTAGGAGAAATAAGTCATTTGAGGAGCACGTGTTCTCTGATCTGCATCGGCTTCCTCCAGGGAATCTGACGTGGAATTAGGCCACCCGGACCTCGAAATCGCTCACAGTGCGTGTGTGCTGGGATGGACTGGTACCCCATTCAGGGTGCTGCCCTGCCGCAGTGGGCTGCTTGGGGGAAAGTCCAAGGCCCCCGACCAGCTACTAGTGAGTCGAAGGGCAAAAAGGCAGCGGCAGCACCGAATAATACTGATAATCATCATATTTTTATCTGATTTCCCACACCGATAACATTTGCCAGTGGTGAAACTTGGTGAGCTTGCTTGGTGAGATTAGCGGAATAACGTTACATTGCCTTTTTTAGTCtgtgaaaaacaaaagattgCTCTGTGGTTCTGATTCAATAATGCACTACAGAGATGTCGCTGGTCAGTACTTTGAGACCTCATAGAAGTGCTGAATGAATTGACGAAATCCCTCATCCTCTGCTATAGAAAATGGCAAATATAATTACCTCCATTATTTGACTACACATGTCTTTACCTCTGGTGCTGTTATCTCTAAATATAAAGTTTCAATATTGGCTGACAATAATGACCAAGACAGACACTATAATAATGCCAATAACTTGATTTTTAGCAAATATTAGCTGGCACTAATATATTGTATTCAACTGTTATTTAAACTGAATTCTGCACTAATGTTGGACTGCTAAATCGCATCGGCGTGTTATCAAAATCAGATTCCAACTGCACAGTGGTGTTTCCACTCAGAGTTCATTTAAGTGAACTTTGACTCATGACGGTTCTCGTTGCGAAACCAATCCAGTGTGGCTTGGGCGGCTGACCCCTCAATGTCATGGCAGGAcagtttatgtgcatttgcactgttatgacaagaaagtttttcttaataaaaacTATGGAAGAATGCATTTGTTCTGATAAGACAAGAAATTACCTGTGAATTTAACCCTTTATACTGCTAATGTGTACTTGTGTAATTGCAACATCAATCCCTGTTTGTAACACATTAACTATCACGCTTGTCACTTACCTTGCCACATGGTATTTTCAAAAGGAACAGTTCATTCGCCAAACAAAAATAACGCTGTATACCATATTCTGATGATGCCCAATTTTGCTCCATACTGCAAATATTTGAGTTTATGTAACAGTATTTTTACTTGAACCTGAGACCTTATCAGACTGTTTGTACTGTTGGCAAATTGAGAATCCAGTGTTGCTTGAACTGCATTACTTTCATTAAAATTGTCCTGCTTTTACTATCAGCCCTTTATTCCTCATTTGATGTATTTGAAACAGTTTTTAGTTTGTAAACCTTACTATACTTTATTATACAATACAATGTTTAGTGTTTAGTTTTATAATAGCGCAAATTTTTTTGGGGATTATTCATCAAATTAGTCCATTAATCGACTAATTGCCAGCTTACAAAAACAGCTATCAGGTGCAGCCCAAATCACAGCTCGTTGGTAGCTTAGTTGTTGTTCCTGATTTGTTACTCATACTGTGATTTCAGTGGAGGAACAAACAGTTTCAGTACTGACCAGATATCCTTTTCTGCCTCTTATAGCTGGTGCTGTTCTCCTGCTTCTTGTCCAGTGATGACAGGAGCACTTTGCCATTGGGAATGGGCCCTGGGGCCAGCAGGGCGGCCTTTGGTATGGAGGTAAGGCTGGGCTTGGAGCTCACAGTGGTAGAGGATGGGGAAGCGTGGATCAGCTTGGGAGGTGTGTCTAGCACCTTCACCGGTGCCGTGTCCACTTTCACGCCGGGGCTTATTCTGCAGAGGAACAGGGAGGACGCACTGAACAGAAATCCATCCACCTTTGAAAATCCTACCAAACTAAAACGCTGGCTTTGCACAAACTCTCTCTGCATTTCGCAGATTCTAATGCCGAGATAAAGTCACTGTCATCATGCAGTGTGATGAAAACATATAAACGCAGTTTTTGCTCACATGCAGTGGAGGTCCCTGCCCAGTATCTTCAACACCCGACAGTTCTTAAGCCATACGCCATTGAGCACAGCAATGACCTCGGGTGATTTGAACCCAAAACCCACTGGTCAAAGTCCAGCACTGAGCACTTACGTTTTATCAGGAAGCACCTTGTGAGACAGCATGGGCCTGCTGTTGTGGATGCCATGTGCAAACTTCTCTTTGGCCAGTTTGGGGATTTTGGAGTTGGAGGAGGAGCCATTACTGTTGGGGGTACGCCCGGCCCCCCCTATACCCCCGGTCCCCCCGGCCTTGAAGCTGGTCAGCAGAGTGGAGAGGGGGAACGTGGAGGTGGATATGGAGGAGGATGGGGGCTTGCTGGAGGAGCTGTGCCTTCgctctgtgggggagggggggatgggcaggtcaaaggtcatgtgTGACGCCATAAGCCAATTTACCCACAATTCCATAGGAACCCAGGGAAGGCAGTGCCTGGAACGCGGGAGTAAGGGCCACAGGCTGATGCTGGGGCTTCCATTCCGATAACGAAAAGCAACAGAATTTAACTGATGCAGGAACAAAAACTATGACAAAGCAGCAGAGCTGTAAGGCTgtagccaacagaaccacactGTCATGCTGCCCTGGCTGATCTCATTGTTTATTCTGACACACTGCCACAAAAATAACGAGAGAACAAAACATTAATACAGAAGGTGGCCATATTGTATAAGCCTGTGACACTGGTAGCTTAATTTTGCAGTATATTCCTGATGTAGCATGAGACGATGCAACAGAGACTCTACACAATTACAAATACAAAAGTGAATTATACAATATGTTGCTAGCACAtcacataaaaaatattttattatataaaactaTGCAAGTGGGTTTAGCTGAAGTTCTCTACTA
Encoded here:
- the LOC111842282 gene encoding ataxin-7-like isoform X1, which gives rise to MDANVKCGSFTLNAPDLRRICEVGLASQVSPLKFHRVSTRSCAAHCAMRLGGGVICQSGRDIRTPAALRLADVRAAQMGAAGGVVLVGGGGAGDAVYAASIGPAGSLVNQLERRSPFCYIVAERMSERADDDVRGEQRRAARQPKQQQQQQQQIQQGEGSTAMATVGERRSLPSPEIALGQPWSEWIDAAKLYGSDGAESEESLKECGKNREAMRLCRDDMPIFGQCPAQDDFYLVMCSHCSQVVKPQAFQAHYERRHSSSSKPPSSSISTSTFPLSTLLTSFKAGGTGGIGGAGRTPNSNGSSSNSKIPKLAKEKFAHGIHNSRPMLSHKVLPDKTISPGVKVDTAPVKVLDTPPKLIHASPSSTTVSSKPSLTSIPKAALLAPGPIPNGKVLLSSLDKKQENSTSYKRQKRISEREFNADFHCGVLDLVTRKPCTRSLTCKTHSLSQRRAVQGRRKRFDTLLAEHKSKAREKETQRTSEHPQQPPLLRDPHPSPSRVVHDLHQGAPGNGTSEAKPSLPSKPRPHNQSLPRLHSSSHPCGNAQGEPGLLQDSLHPSTVPPDGPPRLSSDEGENEEKEDGTDKLDCHYSSHHPRPAAFCTFGSHQLGRSCFWFNRRLDRVRCALSAMVDRHINTHLWKKIPPAPEALCSPLPHRTSTSSQPAPPCSGSATSFPCSASLTSSPVLVPPPYAQSLDSKAVLSYGTTLNARVSPGGGMEPPAYGAPVRQVSLWPQVPLGHSAVPSSSRSPKSKPSSKQFKSRDSSGTVLTSAGVGSGKKRKSSSPLPAHPISSLQSSSSSSSSSSGTFKKNCATTPGTQHHSPTPPSATHITGHSSAPAGRTNSVSVKHEQPSRGPPLGSPAESIKRMSVVMNSSDSTLSLGPFVHQTVTEHTGNSHAGSAHGSLEHRLEGKRRKMPLGSAGMDGGSRALGGGAPGSGRSIKLPKAPTINNIHGKHGRPISGLQGLPNNSFIQQPKARP
- the LOC111842282 gene encoding ataxin-7-like isoform X2, whose protein sequence is MSERADDDVRGEQRRAARQPKQQQQQQQQIQQGEGSTAMATVGERRSLPSPEIALGQPWSEWIDAAKLYGSDGAESEESLKECGKNREAMRLCRDDMPIFGQCPAQDDFYLVMCSHCSQVVKPQAFQAHYERRHSSSSKPPSSSISTSTFPLSTLLTSFKAGGTGGIGGAGRTPNSNGSSSNSKIPKLAKEKFAHGIHNSRPMLSHKVLPDKTISPGVKVDTAPVKVLDTPPKLIHASPSSTTVSSKPSLTSIPKAALLAPGPIPNGKVLLSSLDKKQENSTSYKRQKRISEREFNADFHCGVLDLVTRKPCTRSLTCKTHSLSQRRAVQGRRKRFDTLLAEHKSKAREKETQRTSEHPQQPPLLRDPHPSPSRVVHDLHQGAPGNGTSEAKPSLPSKPRPHNQSLPRLHSSSHPCGNAQGEPGLLQDSLHPSTVPPDGPPRLSSDEGENEEKEDGTDKLDCHYSSHHPRPAAFCTFGSHQLGRSCFWFNRRLDRVRCALSAMVDRHINTHLWKKIPPAPEALCSPLPHRTSTSSQPAPPCSGSATSFPCSASLTSSPVLVPPPYAQSLDSKAVLSYGTTLNARVSPGGGMEPPAYGAPVRQVSLWPQVPLGHSAVPSSSRSPKSKPSSKQFKSRDSSGTVLTSAGVGSGKKRKSSSPLPAHPISSLQSSSSSSSSSSGTFKKNCATTPGTQHHSPTPPSATHITGHSSAPAGRTNSVSVKHEQPSRGPPLGSPAESIKRMSVVMNSSDSTLSLGPFVHQTVTEHTGNSHAGSAHGSLEHRLEGKRRKMPLGSAGMDGGSRALGGGAPGSGRSIKLPKAPTINNIHGKHGRPISGLQGLPNNSFIQQPKARP